From Pandoraea vervacti, the proteins below share one genomic window:
- a CDS encoding metal/formaldehyde-sensitive transcriptional repressor: MHTIRDKNKLLARVRRIQGQTQALERQLTQEGDCVEILQQIAAIRGAINGLMGAVIEGHLADHVINEPDQAHREAELAPLLHVIKAYLK; the protein is encoded by the coding sequence GTGCACACGATTCGGGACAAGAACAAGTTGCTGGCACGCGTGCGTCGCATTCAGGGTCAGACGCAGGCGTTGGAGCGCCAGTTGACGCAGGAGGGCGACTGCGTGGAAATCCTTCAGCAGATCGCGGCCATTCGCGGTGCGATCAATGGTCTGATGGGCGCAGTCATCGAAGGGCACCTCGCCGATCACGTCATCAACGAACCCGATCAGGCGCATCGCGAAGCCGAACTGGCGCCGCTGCTTCATGTCATCAAGGCCTATCTGAAATGA
- a CDS encoding nickel/cobalt efflux transporter encodes MTEFSTLLQQGNAWLFVPSAILLGALHGLEPGHSKTMMAAFIVAIRGTVGQAVLLGLSATASHTAVVWLVAMAGLYFGRNWNAEATESYFQVASGVLILAVAAWMLWRTWRDNVSAQAHDHADHDHDHDHDHDHDHDHDHDHDASAPGRVHTGSPVLGQTGDYQDAHERAHARDIERRFSGREVSTGQIVMFGLTGGLAPCPASITVLLLCLQLKRFALGAGLVLCFSIGLAMTMVASGALAALSVRHVSRRWHGFGEFARKAPYFSGGLIVLVGLYVLYQGLSHI; translated from the coding sequence ATGACCGAGTTCTCCACCCTCCTCCAGCAAGGCAATGCCTGGCTTTTCGTTCCGAGCGCGATCCTGCTTGGCGCGCTGCATGGCCTTGAACCGGGACACTCGAAGACGATGATGGCGGCGTTCATCGTGGCCATTCGCGGCACCGTCGGGCAGGCGGTGTTGCTCGGCTTGTCGGCGACGGCTTCGCATACGGCGGTTGTGTGGCTCGTGGCGATGGCAGGGTTGTACTTTGGGCGCAACTGGAATGCCGAGGCGACGGAATCGTACTTTCAGGTGGCGTCCGGCGTACTGATTCTTGCCGTTGCCGCATGGATGCTGTGGCGCACGTGGCGCGACAACGTCAGCGCGCAGGCGCACGATCATGCCGACCACGACCACGACCACGACCACGACCACGACCACGACCACGACCACGACCACGACCACGACGCCTCGGCGCCCGGCCGCGTCCACACGGGCTCACCCGTGCTGGGGCAAACCGGCGACTATCAGGACGCTCACGAACGTGCCCACGCCCGCGACATCGAACGACGCTTCTCCGGGCGCGAGGTCTCCACCGGCCAGATCGTGATGTTCGGTCTGACGGGAGGACTGGCGCCATGCCCGGCCTCGATCACCGTGCTGCTGCTATGCCTGCAACTCAAGCGCTTCGCACTCGGGGCGGGACTTGTCCTGTGCTTCAGCATTGGTTTGGCGATGACCATGGTGGCGTCCGGCGCGCTGGCGGCGCTCAGCGTGCGTCACGTGTCGCGGCGATGGCACGGCTTCGGCGAATTCGCGCGCAAGGCACCGTACTTCTCCGGCGGACTGATCGTACTCGTGGGTCTGTACGTGCTGTATCAGGGGCTGTCCCACATCTGA